In Anaerobacillus isosaccharinicus, one genomic interval encodes:
- a CDS encoding sensor histidine kinase: MRNRLSKKITFFVILILLIVISTMVLFSYHFFKNFYKEQLANSINEELRAYATMIEAGYDEEFVPIFVMEKNRERHVHMIFFDIDLQPIYSSHNVSEEWLKEYQAWVKERYESGGETLQYVDTGIDFHIPHIWAYQPIVKDGQFKGFFFVDQDTGEFEKAKVQLLLLLFSMGLFTLLIGIILTIYLTKVISKPLIKIGEATREIAKGDFDIKLTIESEDEVGQLALDIHAMTKQLKEYRDSKQQFISHISHDLRTPITYIKGYSAIMKDAPSVDEKEWRRNLDVIYKEAKRLEYLVSDLFQLTKLEEGKISLQKEEIELLDWLQSIVATRQLMFDNHSIRCEVSGSQDEVKAFIDQQRLGQAVINLLENSVRYTPKDGQISINVKYEGKEVVIEIRDNGIGISNVDLPHIWERFYRVDKSRSRESGGSGLGLAIVKEIVEVHGGRVDVESEEGVGTSFYLILPVM; the protein is encoded by the coding sequence GTGAGAAATAGGCTTTCAAAGAAAATAACTTTTTTTGTCATACTGATCTTATTAATTGTTATTAGTACAATGGTGTTGTTCTCGTATCATTTTTTTAAAAACTTTTATAAGGAACAATTAGCAAACAGTATTAATGAGGAATTACGCGCTTACGCAACAATGATTGAGGCAGGCTATGATGAAGAATTTGTTCCGATTTTTGTCATGGAAAAAAATCGAGAACGTCACGTTCATATGATTTTTTTTGATATAGATCTTCAACCAATCTATTCTTCTCATAACGTAAGTGAAGAATGGTTAAAAGAATATCAAGCCTGGGTAAAAGAAAGGTATGAAAGTGGTGGAGAAACATTACAGTATGTGGATACAGGAATTGACTTTCACATCCCGCATATATGGGCCTATCAACCAATTGTGAAAGACGGACAATTCAAAGGTTTTTTCTTTGTTGACCAGGACACAGGTGAGTTTGAAAAAGCTAAGGTACAACTGTTGCTCCTTTTATTTTCTATGGGCCTGTTTACATTACTGATAGGAATCATTCTAACGATTTATTTAACAAAGGTAATATCCAAGCCATTAATTAAAATTGGTGAAGCTACTCGAGAGATTGCTAAAGGAGACTTTGATATAAAACTCACTATTGAAAGTGAAGACGAAGTTGGTCAGCTTGCTTTGGATATCCATGCTATGACAAAGCAATTAAAAGAGTACCGTGATTCTAAACAGCAGTTTATTTCACATATTTCTCATGACTTACGAACACCGATCACTTACATTAAGGGTTATTCGGCCATTATGAAAGATGCTCCTAGTGTTGATGAAAAAGAATGGCGACGTAATTTGGATGTCATTTATAAGGAAGCGAAAAGACTCGAGTATTTGGTTAGTGATTTATTTCAATTAACAAAGCTTGAAGAAGGTAAAATTTCTCTCCAAAAAGAAGAGATAGAACTCTTGGATTGGCTTCAATCAATTGTCGCTACGAGGCAGTTAATGTTTGATAATCACTCGATTAGATGCGAAGTCAGTGGTAGCCAAGATGAGGTGAAGGCATTTATTGATCAGCAACGTCTTGGTCAAGCGGTCATTAATCTTCTTGAAAATAGTGTTCGCTATACACCAAAAGATGGGCAAATTTCAATTAATGTAAAATATGAAGGCAAAGAAGTCGTTATCGAAATTCGTGATAATGGTATTGGTATAAGCAATGTTGATCTACCTCACATTTGGGAACGTTTTTATCGGGTTGATAAATCGAGATCTAGGGAAAGTGGTGGCAGCGGTTTGGGGCTTGCTATCGTCAAGGAAATTGTTGAAGTTCATGGTGGTAGAGTAGATGTAGAAAGTGAAGAAGGGGTAGGTACTAGTTTTTATTTAATACTACCGGTAATGTAG
- a CDS encoding flavin reductase family protein, with translation MQQRKKSSILLVNSITEGDTMLKSTNDTVLHCYPGLIALVTAEWNGTRNIMSAGWHSYISYAPPIYGVAIAEERFTHHLVKNSGEFAISFVPAEYAQYIEGAGKSSGRDGDKFDALNIAYKKGETVDCPILSDAYVVYECKVKDIQKYGDHDWVVGDITMFHKDETCFEGGLPNWDRLEIPLFIGQSQFVIANKDTKKLKIDLNK, from the coding sequence ATGCAACAAAGGAAAAAATCATCTATACTATTAGTAAATTCAATAACGGAAGGTGATACGATGCTTAAAAGTACAAATGATACAGTGCTCCACTGTTATCCAGGTTTAATTGCATTAGTGACTGCCGAATGGAACGGCACAAGAAACATTATGTCTGCCGGTTGGCACTCATACATATCTTATGCTCCACCTATTTATGGTGTAGCTATCGCCGAAGAACGTTTTACTCACCATTTAGTGAAAAATTCCGGTGAGTTTGCAATTTCATTTGTTCCTGCTGAATATGCACAGTATATTGAAGGTGCTGGAAAATCATCTGGAAGAGATGGCGATAAGTTTGATGCATTAAACATCGCCTATAAAAAAGGAGAGACAGTCGACTGCCCGATATTATCAGACGCTTACGTCGTCTATGAATGTAAAGTAAAAGACATTCAAAAGTATGGTGATCATGATTGGGTCGTTGGTGATATTACGATGTTCCACAAAGACGAAACATGCTTTGAAGGCGGACTGCCTAATTGGGACAGGCTTGAAATACCGCTGTTTATCGGTCAATCACAATTTGTCATCGCTAATAAAGATACAAAAAAGCTTAAAATTGATTTAAATAAATAA
- a CDS encoding GerMN domain-containing protein — protein MKKITLTVLTLTLLLALAACGQGADNNTIEQEPPQGSAPEIEEQEETAEETDISAEEPTDPASEIAILDVINLYFSDNDLMDIYRVEVGTQLTKDEEGIQSALQLWVKGPKQEGLQGLVPEGVIVQSVEEREGLLYVSFSNELLEANLGSTGEAMLAAQITMIVKQFGYDEVFVLIEGEVIDSLLGHLDWSEPLTLDTAPEDFELYTE, from the coding sequence GTGAAAAAAATAACATTAACAGTTTTAACACTAACATTGTTACTAGCACTTGCTGCTTGTGGACAAGGAGCTGATAATAATACGATTGAGCAAGAACCACCTCAAGGATCGGCGCCCGAAATTGAAGAACAAGAAGAAACCGCCGAGGAAACTGATATTTCTGCTGAGGAGCCGACTGACCCTGCAAGTGAGATTGCCATATTAGATGTTATTAATTTATACTTCTCTGATAACGATTTAATGGACATTTACCGTGTCGAGGTTGGTACTCAACTTACGAAAGATGAAGAAGGTATCCAAAGCGCATTACAGCTTTGGGTGAAGGGTCCAAAACAAGAGGGGCTTCAAGGACTTGTACCAGAAGGTGTTATTGTACAGTCGGTAGAAGAACGTGAGGGTCTTTTGTATGTTTCTTTTTCAAATGAACTTTTAGAAGCTAACTTAGGTTCAACTGGTGAAGCGATGTTAGCTGCGCAAATTACTATGATTGTAAAACAGTTTGGCTATGATGAAGTGTTTGTCTTAATTGAGGGTGAAGTAATAGACTCGTTGCTAGGTCATCTTGATTGGAGTGAACCACTCACTTTAGATACTGCGCCAGAAGATTTCGAACTTTATACTGAATAA
- a CDS encoding BH0509 family protein, with protein sequence MSRQERKNMVHFIERMRGLDSGQLKHMTDQEIEHIYNTLYFKLENQE encoded by the coding sequence GTGAGTAGACAAGAGCGTAAAAACATGGTTCATTTTATTGAGAGAATGAGGGGCTTAGACTCAGGCCAATTAAAACACATGACTGACCAAGAAATTGAGCATATTTATAACACTCTTTACTTTAAGCTTGAAAATCAAGAATAA
- a CDS encoding glycine betaine ABC transporter substrate-binding protein, translated as MNKYLKRLSVAAGLSLTLFVAGCGADTTSKDGSIGDQLSYTITGIDAGAGIMAATEEAIEEYGLEGYTLQTSSSAAMTAALAAAYEKEEAIVVTGWTPHWKFAKYDLKYLEDPKGVFGASESIHTIARIGLDADHPSAYEVLDNFYWDQADMGEIMVAVNEGADPVDAAADWVANNQDKVSQWTDGVAHVDGDKLTLTFVAWDSEIASTHMIGKVLEDIGYDVELVSLEAAGMWTAVATGSADALVAAWLPGTHAVYYEDYKEDFIDLGVNLEGAGIGLVVPAYMDITSIEDLNN; from the coding sequence ATGAACAAGTATTTAAAAAGACTTAGCGTTGCAGCAGGATTATCACTTACATTATTTGTTGCCGGATGTGGTGCAGATACGACAAGCAAAGACGGTTCAATTGGAGACCAACTAAGCTACACAATTACTGGAATTGATGCCGGTGCTGGTATCATGGCTGCTACTGAAGAGGCAATTGAAGAATATGGACTAGAGGGCTATACTCTACAAACTAGTTCATCAGCAGCTATGACAGCAGCTCTTGCAGCAGCTTATGAGAAAGAAGAAGCGATTGTTGTAACTGGGTGGACACCACATTGGAAATTTGCTAAATACGATCTTAAATACCTAGAAGATCCAAAAGGAGTTTTCGGTGCATCAGAGAGTATTCATACGATCGCGCGTATTGGATTAGATGCTGACCATCCTTCTGCATACGAAGTTTTAGATAATTTCTATTGGGATCAAGCTGATATGGGAGAAATTATGGTTGCTGTAAATGAAGGTGCTGATCCTGTTGATGCAGCAGCTGATTGGGTAGCAAACAATCAAGACAAAGTATCCCAGTGGACTGATGGTGTAGCTCATGTTGATGGTGACAAACTTACACTTACTTTTGTTGCATGGGATTCAGAAATAGCTTCAACTCACATGATTGGAAAAGTTCTTGAAGATATCGGTTATGACGTAGAACTTGTATCTCTTGAAGCTGCTGGTATGTGGACTGCTGTTGCTACTGGAAGTGCAGATGCACTTGTAGCTGCTTGGTTACCAGGTACTCACGCTGTTTATTACGAAGATTATAAAGAAGATTTCATTGACTTAGGTGTAAACCTAGAAGGAGCAGGCATCGGTTTAGTCGTTCCTGCCTATATGGATATTACTTCAATTGAAGATTTAAATAACTAA
- a CDS encoding ABC transporter permease has protein sequence MNLLPKLPLADGIDTFVDWLKNAEGLFTGITAVIRFIVNQLSSGLSAIPELVFILLITALAFFATKKKIGLPIFTFFGLLLIQNLGYWNDMLLTLSLVLTSAGVSVIFGVPIGIWMAKSRTTENVITPILDFMQTMPAFVYLIPAVVFFGIGMVPGVIASVIFAMPPTVRLTNLGIRQVSTELIEAADAFGSTPFQKLYKVQIPMAKKTIMAGVNQSIMLALSMVVIASMIGASGLGTKVYYAVGRNDAGGGFEAGIALVIVAIILDRLTQSFNKQKGIV, from the coding sequence ATGAATTTACTACCGAAACTACCGCTAGCTGATGGAATTGACACATTTGTTGATTGGTTAAAGAATGCGGAAGGTTTATTTACTGGGATTACAGCTGTCATTCGTTTTATAGTTAATCAACTAAGTTCTGGGCTAAGTGCAATTCCAGAATTGGTATTTATATTATTAATTACGGCATTAGCCTTTTTTGCAACAAAAAAGAAAATTGGCTTACCGATATTTACTTTTTTTGGACTATTACTAATTCAAAATCTAGGGTATTGGAATGATATGTTATTAACACTATCACTCGTTCTAACTTCTGCAGGAGTTTCAGTTATCTTTGGGGTTCCCATTGGCATTTGGATGGCAAAAAGCAGGACAACTGAAAATGTCATAACGCCAATTTTAGACTTTATGCAAACTATGCCCGCTTTTGTCTATTTAATCCCAGCTGTCGTATTCTTTGGAATCGGAATGGTACCTGGTGTAATCGCATCTGTTATATTCGCGATGCCACCTACAGTTCGATTAACGAATTTAGGGATAAGGCAAGTATCAACCGAGCTTATTGAAGCTGCAGATGCATTTGGATCTACACCATTTCAAAAGCTATATAAAGTTCAGATACCGATGGCTAAGAAAACCATTATGGCTGGAGTAAATCAAAGCATCATGCTTGCTCTATCAATGGTCGTAATTGCGTCGATGATTGGCGCATCTGGACTTGGTACAAAGGTTTACTATGCAGTAGGTCGTAATGATGCTGGCGGCGGCTTTGAGGCTGGAATTGCACTCGTAATCGTAGCGATCATTTTAGACCGTTTAACACAAAGTTTTAATAAACAAAAAGGAATTGTTTAA
- the proV gene encoding glycine betaine/L-proline ABC transporter ATP-binding protein ProV, translating to MSKIKVENLTKIFGKKPKKALDLLKQNISKDEILKKTGMTVGVNQASFEVEDGEIFVIMGLSGSGKSTLVRLLNRLIEPTTGSVWIDGVDLAAMGEKELRDVRRKKLSMVFQKFGLFPFRTVLENVEFGLEVQGIEKEERMAKATTSLELVGLKGYENMYPNELSGGMQQRVGLARALANDPDVLLMDEAFSALDPLIRKDMQDELLDLQEKMKKTIIFITHDLDEALRIGDRITIMKDGSIVQIGTPEEILTNPENEYVERFVEDVDRSKVFTAAHVMKRPETVNAEKDGPRVAMQRMKDTGISSIYVTNRKKELLGIVSAEQVSKANKDANLLEIMEKNVPTVAPQTPLHDLFDIVSTSPIPVAVVDEGQLKGIIIRGAVLAALSSSQEVNADEFTTETTAS from the coding sequence ATGTCGAAAATAAAAGTTGAAAATTTAACGAAAATTTTTGGTAAAAAGCCCAAAAAAGCGTTGGATCTTTTAAAGCAAAATATTTCAAAAGATGAGATATTGAAAAAAACCGGAATGACAGTTGGTGTTAATCAAGCGAGTTTCGAAGTAGAGGACGGTGAAATATTTGTCATTATGGGCTTGTCAGGAAGTGGAAAGTCAACATTAGTCCGACTTCTAAATCGATTAATAGAACCTACCACTGGTAGTGTTTGGATTGATGGTGTCGATCTTGCCGCTATGGGTGAAAAAGAACTACGTGACGTTCGCAGAAAAAAATTAAGTATGGTTTTTCAAAAGTTTGGTCTTTTTCCATTTCGTACAGTTCTTGAAAATGTAGAGTTCGGACTTGAAGTACAAGGAATTGAAAAAGAGGAAAGAATGGCGAAAGCTACTACTTCCTTAGAACTTGTTGGTCTTAAAGGTTATGAAAATATGTATCCTAATGAACTATCAGGAGGCATGCAGCAACGTGTCGGTCTTGCTCGCGCCCTAGCAAACGATCCTGATGTCTTACTAATGGACGAAGCTTTCTCGGCTTTAGATCCTCTCATTCGAAAGGATATGCAAGATGAACTGTTAGATTTACAGGAAAAAATGAAAAAAACAATTATCTTTATCACGCATGATTTAGATGAAGCTTTAAGAATTGGAGACAGAATTACTATTATGAAGGATGGTTCTATTGTTCAAATTGGAACACCGGAAGAGATTTTGACTAATCCTGAAAATGAATATGTAGAACGATTTGTTGAGGATGTAGATCGTTCAAAAGTTTTTACCGCTGCACATGTTATGAAGCGTCCAGAGACTGTAAATGCAGAGAAAGATGGGCCACGCGTTGCTATGCAGCGAATGAAGGACACGGGTATTTCGAGCATTTATGTTACAAACCGTAAAAAAGAACTTCTTGGTATTGTGAGTGCAGAACAAGTTTCAAAAGCTAATAAGGATGCTAACTTACTAGAAATCATGGAAAAAAATGTCCCTACAGTTGCACCTCAAACACCTTTACATGATTTGTTTGATATCGTATCAACCTCGCCAATTCCAGTAGCAGTAGTTGACGAAGGACAATTAAAAGGAATTATTATTCGCGGAGCTGTTTTAGCCGCATTATCTTCAAGTCAGGAGGTGAATGCAGATGAATTTACTACCGAAACTACCGCTAGCTGA
- a CDS encoding GbsR/MarR family transcriptional regulator, protein MKNSENDLKDYNDLNKAREIFINEIAKNIHLYDISHSVGRLYGTLFFSEDPMTLDEMSEALGMSKTSMSTGIRSLLEADMVERVWEKGIRKDLYRTEEDWYRSFSNVFITRWRNSTEQNMKAIKETKVLLEALNERTENEKIKDLVKLDLTKLSQAEAYYKWLDDVISVFETGEIFNIVPKKDC, encoded by the coding sequence ATGAAAAATTCAGAGAACGATTTAAAAGATTATAATGATCTAAATAAAGCCCGTGAAATATTTATAAATGAAATTGCAAAAAACATACATTTATATGATATTTCTCATTCCGTTGGAAGATTGTATGGAACGTTATTTTTTTCAGAAGATCCGATGACCTTAGATGAAATGAGTGAAGCACTTGGAATGAGTAAGACGAGTATGAGTACTGGGATTAGATCGCTCCTTGAAGCCGATATGGTGGAACGAGTGTGGGAAAAAGGGATTAGGAAGGATCTATATAGAACTGAAGAAGATTGGTACCGTTCCTTCTCAAATGTTTTTATCACACGTTGGAGAAACAGTACCGAACAAAACATGAAAGCAATCAAAGAGACAAAGGTATTGTTAGAAGCTTTGAATGAAAGAACGGAGAATGAAAAAATAAAAGACTTAGTTAAATTGGATTTAACTAAACTAAGTCAAGCAGAGGCATACTATAAATGGCTTGACGATGTTATTTCTGTATTTGAAACTGGAGAAATATTTAATATTGTTCCAAAGAAAGACTGCTGA
- a CDS encoding RNA polymerase sigma factor SigX, with the protein MNEEFERLYETYHHSLFQFLFYMVRNRQIAEELVQEVYIKVFNSYSSFKGDSSEKTWLYSIARHVGVDWIRSQNRKKRKFLGIFELSEKEYQIRDAEPLPDEIVLEREEMKEVYQMLGKCSFDQQQVIILRYIEALSISETANILGWTESKVKTTQHRAIKSLQELLGANHHSDLKEVGR; encoded by the coding sequence GTGAATGAGGAATTTGAACGCTTGTACGAGACTTATCACCATTCATTATTTCAATTTCTATTTTACATGGTTCGAAATAGACAAATAGCAGAAGAGTTAGTACAAGAAGTGTATATAAAAGTGTTTAATTCTTATTCTTCCTTTAAAGGCGATAGTAGTGAAAAAACGTGGCTATATTCAATTGCAAGGCATGTCGGTGTAGATTGGATCCGAAGTCAAAATCGCAAGAAACGAAAATTCCTAGGGATTTTTGAATTGTCAGAGAAAGAGTATCAAATTAGAGATGCAGAGCCTTTACCCGATGAAATTGTTCTAGAGAGGGAGGAAATGAAAGAAGTGTATCAAATGCTTGGAAAATGCTCATTTGATCAACAACAAGTGATTATTTTAAGGTATATTGAAGCCCTCTCTATTAGCGAAACAGCCAATATATTAGGATGGACAGAAAGTAAGGTAAAGACGACTCAACATAGAGCGATTAAATCGCTGCAAGAACTGCTTGGAGCAAATCATCATTCAGATTTAAAGGAGGTGGGAAGATGA
- a CDS encoding methyl-accepting chemotaxis protein, translated as MSLIKGLKGRLIVLGIVPVFLFLLLSFLYILPSMKKDIFNEKELQTKEFVNIGMSTVELYYSLELKGELSREEAQERAKAVIQNIRFGETYEDYFWINDMYPKMIMHPLRPDLNGADLSEMKDPDGLYLFNEFVEVAQKDGRGFVPYKWQYYSDKDRVEPKLSYVAQFEPWGWIIGTGIYTNDVDEIIFGKIITTISYIIGIIVVTSIVILVFAHKLIIKPLNYAVSVGEKMADGDFTEKVDQKYVGKDDEISRLLNVFDQINKNMESVIGDVLRSSDKIDNQSSQLKVSVEKTNTSIEDTVEASKSMQETAASQKIGANESYAAIEEMAIGVNSIADHAVSISDFSTGLIDRVQEGKHIVAEAIAKMVEIKGVTENTNSIIKQLNDDSKEIGSILALINGVADQTNLLALNAAIEAARVGEQGKGFAVVADEIRKLATSTAQSVGRVGAIIESISGKTEEAVNRTLESTESVDQGIVNVRKVEGMFLEILNSQEEVSKQIGEMSAITQQMSAGTEELTATVANFNSTAELTSNNAQSILDVSRDQLEDMNKVLVFARELDNMSNSLKALVGKFKV; from the coding sequence ATGAGCTTGATTAAAGGGCTAAAAGGAAGATTAATTGTATTAGGGATTGTGCCGGTCTTTTTATTTTTATTGCTTAGTTTCCTATACATATTACCATCTATGAAGAAAGATATTTTTAATGAAAAAGAATTACAAACAAAAGAATTTGTAAACATAGGTATGTCAACAGTAGAGTTATATTATTCACTAGAGTTAAAAGGTGAATTGTCACGTGAAGAAGCCCAGGAAAGGGCAAAAGCCGTTATTCAAAATATTAGATTTGGAGAGACGTATGAAGATTATTTTTGGATTAATGATATGTATCCAAAAATGATTATGCATCCACTCAGGCCCGATTTAAATGGGGCAGATTTAAGTGAAATGAAAGATCCAGACGGATTGTATTTATTTAATGAATTTGTAGAGGTCGCCCAAAAAGATGGGAGAGGGTTTGTCCCTTATAAATGGCAATATTATAGTGACAAAGACAGAGTAGAACCGAAGTTATCTTACGTAGCGCAGTTTGAACCTTGGGGATGGATTATTGGGACTGGAATTTACACTAATGATGTAGACGAAATTATATTTGGGAAGATAATCACAACAATCAGCTATATTATAGGGATAATCGTTGTTACGTCTATAGTTATCTTAGTTTTTGCGCACAAATTAATTATCAAGCCCTTAAATTATGCAGTTAGCGTGGGGGAAAAAATGGCTGATGGTGATTTTACGGAGAAGGTTGATCAAAAGTATGTAGGGAAAGATGATGAGATAAGCAGACTACTAAATGTTTTTGATCAGATAAACAAAAACATGGAATCGGTAATTGGTGATGTTTTAAGAAGTTCAGATAAGATTGATAACCAGTCTAGTCAATTAAAAGTAAGTGTGGAAAAGACGAATACCTCAATTGAGGATACAGTTGAGGCAAGTAAAAGTATGCAAGAAACAGCTGCTAGTCAGAAGATTGGTGCTAATGAAAGTTACGCTGCAATTGAAGAGATGGCGATTGGTGTAAACAGCATTGCAGACCATGCCGTTAGTATTAGTGATTTTTCTACAGGCTTAATAGATAGAGTTCAAGAAGGGAAGCATATTGTTGCAGAAGCTATTGCTAAAATGGTAGAAATTAAGGGTGTTACTGAGAACACAAACTCAATCATAAAACAACTTAATGATGATTCAAAGGAGATTGGTTCCATATTAGCTCTTATTAACGGAGTCGCAGATCAAACGAATTTATTGGCTTTAAATGCTGCAATTGAAGCAGCGAGGGTTGGTGAACAAGGAAAAGGGTTCGCAGTTGTTGCAGATGAGATACGTAAACTGGCAACGAGTACAGCTCAATCTGTTGGAAGAGTAGGGGCAATAATTGAAAGCATTTCCGGAAAAACCGAAGAAGCGGTTAACCGGACCTTAGAGAGTACAGAAAGTGTGGACCAAGGTATTGTTAATGTTAGAAAAGTCGAAGGAATGTTTCTTGAGATTTTGAACTCGCAAGAAGAAGTGTCAAAACAAATTGGTGAGATGTCCGCAATTACTCAACAAATGTCGGCAGGAACCGAAGAGCTAACTGCTACAGTGGCTAACTTTAACAGTACAGCAGAATTAACGTCAAATAACGCTCAAAGTATTTTAGATGTATCACGAGATCAGCTAGAAGATATGAACAAGGTACTTGTTTTTGCTCGTGAGTTAGACAATATGTCCAATTCGTTAAAGGCGTTAGTAGGTAAGTTTAAGGTATAG